Proteins from a genomic interval of Candidatus Eisenbacteria bacterium:
- the queA gene encoding tRNA preQ1(34) S-adenosylmethionine ribosyltransferase-isomerase QueA, with product MDDIARYDYLLPPERIAQRPVSPREAARLLVLPQCGSGIEHRRVADLPELLRPGDLLVVNETRVVAARLLGRIAGRDREIEILLTREAAPGIWLAWVRPARALREGDPIEFPGQTARFVFLGREGETATLRVDGEIADLIGSCGHVPLPPYIRRPDDAADREDYQTIFARLPGAVAAPTAGLHFTEPLVEALESRGIEIARLSLHVGPGTFRPLRTPDLREHRVESEYYAIEEGEMDRIAGARRAGRRIVAVGTTTTRALESWARSESRGAGALAGWTDLTIVPPFAFAAVDVLMTNFHLPRSSLLLMVCAFGGRDRILHAYREAVERGYRFYSYGDAMLIFGREG from the coding sequence CTGGACGACATCGCGCGCTACGATTATCTCCTTCCTCCGGAACGGATCGCGCAGCGCCCCGTCTCGCCTCGCGAAGCCGCCCGCCTGCTCGTCCTGCCGCAATGCGGAAGCGGGATCGAGCACAGGCGCGTCGCCGACCTGCCTGAGCTGCTCCGCCCCGGAGATCTCCTCGTCGTCAACGAGACGCGCGTCGTGGCGGCGCGCCTGCTGGGTCGGATCGCGGGGCGCGACCGGGAGATCGAGATCCTCCTCACGCGCGAGGCGGCGCCAGGAATCTGGCTCGCGTGGGTCCGCCCCGCCCGCGCGCTGCGGGAAGGGGACCCGATCGAGTTCCCGGGACAGACGGCTCGGTTCGTCTTCCTCGGGCGCGAAGGGGAGACGGCGACCCTGCGGGTCGATGGAGAGATCGCCGACCTGATCGGCTCCTGCGGTCATGTTCCCCTCCCCCCCTACATCCGCAGGCCCGACGACGCGGCGGATCGGGAGGACTACCAGACGATCTTCGCGCGGCTGCCGGGGGCGGTGGCTGCGCCGACCGCCGGACTCCACTTCACGGAGCCGCTCGTCGAGGCCCTGGAGTCCCGGGGAATCGAGATCGCGCGGCTCTCCCTCCATGTCGGGCCGGGGACCTTCCGTCCGCTCAGGACGCCGGACTTGCGGGAGCATCGGGTCGAGTCCGAGTACTATGCGATCGAAGAGGGAGAGATGGATCGAATCGCCGGGGCCCGCCGCGCCGGAAGGCGGATCGTCGCCGTCGGGACTACGACCACCCGGGCCCTGGAGTCATGGGCCAGAAGCGAGTCGCGGGGCGCGGGGGCGCTCGCTGGCTGGACGGATCTGACGATCGTCCCGCCCTTCGCATTCGCGGCGGTCGATGTGCTGATGACGAACTTCCACCTTCCGCGGAGCAGCCTGCTGCTCATGGTCTGCGCCTTCGGAGGGCGCGATCGGATCCTCCATGCCTACCGAGAGGCGGTCGAGCGCGGCTATCGCTTCTATTCCTACGGCGACGCCATGCTGATCTTCGGCAGGGAGGGCTGA
- a CDS encoding ABC transporter ATP-binding protein: METIPAHGRNLTLSLRSAIRALLPHLSELSPWLRRHRRALLAGYLCTLATSAFSLAMPMVMRSGIAHLEAGAEGGMHRYALRLVGLAAGGGIFLFLTRRILIGTSRRIEYEIRNDFFAHVQTLSLSFFNRQRVGDLMSRATNDLNAVRDVLGPGIMYGMNTATVVAASVVLMIRLDPILTLLAIAPLPLLAFLVRHFAGEMHRRSRAVQDHAGLIAATLQENINGVRVLQAYTQEAFEADHFDLLGRRYMDLGFRLIRYRALFISILGSLIGLLMLILLWAGGTRVIRGSIGLDEFVAFLGYLGILTWPVIALGWVLSIIQRGEAAMARMLEIRRSAPEIESPAEPDRGPRIRGEIAFERVRFSYEPGGEEVLCGIDLAIPAGSTVAVVGATGSGKTTLVSLIPRLHDPSAGAVRIDGIDARRRDLAELREAVAAVPQESFLFSDTVRANVAIGRPESSEEEIAQAVALACLTRDIETFPQGLETRVGERGITLSGGQRQRVALARALLADPAVLILDDAFSSVDRIKEAELLENLRGSRRGRTTLLIAHRISTVREADRIFVLEKGLVAEAGTHQELIASGGIYAAMERRQRLTEEIERAPAA; this comes from the coding sequence TTGGAGACAATCCCCGCTCATGGGAGAAACCTGACCTTGTCCCTTCGATCGGCCATACGCGCGCTGCTTCCCCACCTCAGCGAGCTTTCGCCCTGGCTGCGCCGCCACCGCCGGGCCCTCCTCGCCGGCTATCTCTGCACGCTGGCGACAAGCGCCTTCAGCCTGGCGATGCCGATGGTGATGCGCTCCGGAATCGCGCATCTCGAGGCGGGCGCGGAAGGAGGAATGCACCGCTATGCCCTCCGCCTGGTCGGCCTCGCCGCCGGCGGCGGCATCTTCCTCTTCCTGACGCGCCGCATCCTGATCGGGACGAGCCGGCGGATCGAGTACGAGATCCGAAACGACTTCTTCGCCCACGTGCAAACCCTCTCGCTGTCGTTCTTCAACCGGCAGAGGGTCGGCGATCTCATGTCCCGCGCCACGAACGACCTGAACGCCGTCCGCGATGTCCTCGGGCCGGGGATCATGTACGGGATGAACACGGCGACCGTGGTCGCGGCGAGCGTCGTGCTCATGATCCGTCTGGATCCCATCCTGACCCTCCTCGCGATCGCCCCGCTGCCGCTGCTCGCCTTCCTGGTGCGCCACTTCGCAGGCGAGATGCACCGCCGCAGCCGCGCGGTCCAGGATCACGCGGGGCTCATCGCCGCCACCCTGCAGGAGAACATCAACGGGGTCCGGGTCCTGCAGGCCTACACCCAGGAGGCCTTCGAGGCCGACCACTTCGACCTCCTCGGCCGCAGGTACATGGATCTAGGGTTCCGCCTGATCCGGTATCGCGCCCTCTTCATCTCGATCCTTGGAAGCCTGATCGGCCTCTTGATGCTGATTCTCCTCTGGGCCGGAGGGACGCGAGTGATCCGCGGCTCGATCGGGCTCGACGAGTTCGTCGCCTTCCTGGGCTATCTCGGAATCCTGACGTGGCCCGTGATCGCGCTCGGCTGGGTCCTCTCGATCATCCAGCGCGGCGAGGCGGCGATGGCGAGGATGCTCGAGATCAGGAGGAGCGCGCCGGAGATCGAGAGCCCGGCCGAGCCCGACCGGGGCCCCCGGATCCGGGGCGAGATCGCCTTCGAGCGGGTCCGCTTCTCTTACGAGCCGGGAGGCGAGGAGGTCCTCTGCGGGATCGACCTGGCCATCCCCGCCGGATCGACGGTCGCGGTCGTGGGAGCGACCGGCTCCGGAAAGACGACTCTGGTGAGCCTGATCCCCCGCCTGCACGATCCCTCCGCGGGGGCCGTGCGGATCGACGGCATCGATGCGAGGAGGCGCGACCTCGCGGAGCTCCGGGAGGCCGTCGCCGCGGTTCCGCAGGAGTCCTTCCTCTTCTCCGACACGGTGCGGGCGAACGTCGCGATCGGAAGGCCCGAGTCCTCGGAGGAGGAGATCGCGCAGGCCGTCGCCCTGGCCTGCCTGACCCGGGACATCGAGACGTTCCCGCAGGGGCTCGAGACCCGGGTCGGCGAGCGCGGGATCACCCTCTCGGGGGGGCAGCGCCAGCGCGTGGCACTCGCGCGGGCGCTGCTCGCCGACCCGGCCGTCCTGATCCTCGACGATGCGTTCTCGAGCGTCGACAGGATCAAGGAGGCCGAGCTGCTCGAGAACCTGCGCGGTTCCCGGCGCGGGCGGACGACGCTCCTGATCGCGCACAGGATCTCGACCGTGCGCGAAGCGGATCGGATCTTCGTCCTCGAGAAGGGCCTGGTCGCGGAAGCGGGAACCCATCAGGAGCTGATCGCGTCGGGGGGGATCTACGCGGCGATGGAGAGGCGGCAGAGACTCACGGAGGAGATCGAGCGTGCCCCCGCAGCATGA
- the ruvB gene encoding Holliday junction branch migration DNA helicase RuvB, translating to MDPIPQEQERAFETDLRPRRLAEFVGQDRLRGNLDVLVKASRLRGEPLDHILLTGPPGLGKTTLALLLAREMEAEIRCTSGPALERPGDLAGILTALPRGGILFIDEIHRLHRVIEEYLYPAMEDFRLDIVLDRGPGARTVRLHLERFTMIGATTRAGLLSAPLRARFGFHGRVDYYGVGDLDTVLARSAELLGVPLAPEAREEIARRSRGTPRIANRLLRRVRDFAQVDGTARIGRSDAAATLTRLDIDEIGLDEMDRRILETLIRKFRGGPVGLATLAMSVGEEPDTLEEVHEPFLIQQGFLERTRLGRLATARGYAIVGETPPGKESPGLFS from the coding sequence ATGGATCCGATCCCGCAGGAGCAGGAGCGCGCCTTCGAGACCGATCTGCGCCCGCGCAGGCTCGCGGAGTTCGTGGGGCAGGACCGGCTGCGGGGCAACCTCGATGTCCTGGTCAAGGCGTCGCGCCTGCGCGGCGAGCCGCTCGATCACATCCTGCTGACCGGTCCTCCCGGCCTGGGGAAGACCACGCTGGCCCTCTTGCTCGCCAGGGAGATGGAGGCGGAGATCCGCTGCACGAGCGGCCCCGCCCTCGAGCGGCCGGGAGACCTCGCCGGCATCCTCACCGCCCTCCCGCGCGGCGGCATCCTCTTCATCGACGAGATCCACCGCCTCCACAGGGTCATCGAGGAGTACCTCTACCCGGCGATGGAGGACTTCCGGCTCGACATCGTCCTCGACCGCGGTCCGGGCGCCCGCACCGTTCGTCTCCATCTCGAGCGGTTCACCATGATCGGCGCGACGACGAGGGCGGGGCTCCTGAGCGCCCCCTTGAGGGCGCGCTTCGGCTTCCACGGGCGGGTCGACTATTACGGCGTCGGGGATCTCGACACCGTCCTCGCGCGCTCCGCCGAGCTTCTCGGCGTGCCGCTCGCTCCGGAGGCCCGGGAGGAGATCGCGCGACGCTCGAGGGGAACGCCGAGGATCGCCAATCGCCTCCTGCGCAGGGTGCGCGACTTCGCCCAGGTCGACGGGACGGCGCGCATCGGGCGCTCAGACGCCGCCGCCACGCTGACCCGCCTCGACATCGACGAGATCGGCCTGGACGAGATGGATCGGAGGATCCTCGAGACGCTGATCCGGAAGTTCCGCGGCGGCCCCGTCGGTCTCGCGACCCTCGCGATGAGCGTGGGGGAGGAGCCCGACACGCTCGAGGAGGTTCACGAGCCGTTCCTGATCCAGCAGGGATTCCTCGAGCGGACCCGGTTGGGACGCCTGGCCACGGCGCGCGGCTACGCGATCGTCGGTGAGACGCCGCCGGGCAAGGAGAGCCCGGGGCTCTTCTCGTAG